The proteins below are encoded in one region of Mycobacterium pseudokansasii:
- a CDS encoding oxygenase MpaB family protein: MAIPGAVRQPVPHVERPVADPPRPGRAGRARPAATDDNLMGIALLAGPANVIMQLARPEVGYGVVESRVESGRLDLHPIKRTRTTFTYLAVAMAGSDAQQTAYRRAVNRAHAQVYSTSESPVQYNAFDPELQLWVAACMCKGAADVHRIFVGELDDAEADRHYRETMALATTLQVPPEMWPPDRAAFDRYWQESLKKVRIDDAVRDYLYPIAAARIPGVPLPGVLRRVPESIALLITTGFLPQRFRDEMRLPWDAGKQQLFDRLMAVIGTVNAMMPRAVRQFPFNLMLWDLDRRIKAGRPLV; this comes from the coding sequence GTGGCAATTCCCGGTGCGGTTCGCCAGCCCGTTCCCCATGTCGAGCGTCCGGTGGCCGACCCACCCCGGCCCGGGCGGGCTGGGCGCGCGCGGCCGGCCGCCACCGACGACAACTTGATGGGGATCGCGCTGCTGGCCGGCCCGGCCAACGTCATCATGCAGCTGGCGCGACCCGAAGTCGGCTACGGCGTGGTGGAGAGCCGGGTCGAGAGCGGCCGGTTGGACCTGCACCCGATCAAGCGGACGCGCACCACCTTTACCTATCTCGCGGTGGCCATGGCCGGCAGCGACGCCCAGCAAACTGCTTACCGCCGCGCGGTGAACCGGGCGCACGCTCAGGTGTACTCGACATCCGAAAGTCCGGTGCAGTACAACGCATTTGACCCCGAGTTGCAGCTATGGGTGGCGGCATGCATGTGCAAGGGCGCGGCTGATGTGCACCGCATCTTCGTCGGCGAATTGGACGACGCAGAGGCCGACCGTCATTACCGCGAGACTATGGCGTTGGCGACCACGCTGCAGGTACCGCCGGAGATGTGGCCACCGGATCGAGCTGCTTTTGACCGGTATTGGCAGGAGTCGCTGAAGAAGGTGCGTATCGACGACGCCGTTCGCGACTACCTGTATCCGATTGCCGCAGCCCGGATACCGGGTGTGCCCTTGCCCGGCGTGCTGCGCAGGGTTCCGGAAAGTATCGCGTTGCTGATCACCACTGGCTTTCTGCCGCAACGGTTTCGCGACGAGATGCGGTTGCCCTGGGACGCCGGCAAACAACAGCTTTTCGACCGGTTGATGGCGGTAATTGGGACGGTGAATGCCATGATGCCGCGGGCCGTCCGGCAGTTCCCGTTCAACCTGATGCTTTGGGACTTGGACCGGCGGATCAAGGCCGGGCGCCCGCTGGTGTAG
- a CDS encoding VOC family protein: MIKPHNTNTEFELGGINHVALVCSDMARTVDFYSNILGMPLIKSLDLPGGQGQHFFFDAGNGDCVAFFWFAGAPDRVPGISSPGAIPGIGDITSAVSTMNHLAFHVPAEKFDAYRQRLKDKGVRVGPVLNHDESQMQVSATVHPGVYVRSFYFQDPDGITLEFACWIKEFTENDTPAVPRTAADRRPAAVASKP, encoded by the coding sequence ATGATCAAGCCGCACAACACCAATACCGAGTTCGAACTCGGCGGAATCAACCACGTCGCGCTGGTGTGTTCGGACATGGCGCGCACCGTCGACTTCTACAGCAACATCCTGGGCATGCCGTTGATCAAGTCGCTCGACCTGCCCGGCGGCCAGGGGCAGCACTTCTTCTTCGATGCCGGCAACGGCGACTGCGTCGCCTTCTTCTGGTTCGCCGGCGCGCCCGATCGAGTACCGGGCATTTCCTCGCCCGGCGCCATCCCGGGGATTGGCGACATCACCAGCGCTGTGAGCACCATGAACCATCTGGCGTTCCACGTCCCGGCCGAAAAGTTCGACGCTTACCGGCAGCGGCTCAAGGACAAAGGGGTGCGGGTGGGCCCGGTGCTCAATCATGACGAGAGCCAGATGCAGGTATCGGCGACGGTGCATCCCGGGGTGTACGTGCGCTCGTTCTATTTCCAGGACCCTGATGGCATCACCCTGGAATTTGCATGCTGGATAAAGGAATTCACCGAGAACGACACGCCTGCCGTCCCGAGGACGGCGGCCGACCGGCGCCCCGCGGCGGTGGCTAGTAAGCCGTGA
- a CDS encoding acyl-CoA dehydrogenase, which yields MPIAITREHQDLADSVRSLVARVAPSEVVHAALDADPGTPVENPPPYWQAAAEQGLQGVHLAESVGGQGFGILELAVVLAEFGYGAVPGPFVPSAIASALIAAHDPEAKVLSELATGAAIGAYALDSGLTATRQGLQDKGVLVIRGEVRAVPAAAQAAVLVLPVAIDSGEEWVVLRAEQLEIEPVRSLDPLRPIAHVRANAVEVTDDVVLSNLSMTTAHALMSTLLSAEAVGVARWATDTASSYAKIREQFGRPIGQFQAIKHKCAEMIADTERATAAVWDAARALDETSEGSPDVEFAAAVAATLAPTAAQRCTQDCIQVHGGIGYTWEHDTNVYYRRALMLAACFGRHTTYPQRVVDTATTTGMRPVDIDLDPDTEKLRSEIRAEVAALKAMPREQRRVAIAEGGWVLPYLPKPWGRASGPVEQVIIAQEFTSGRVKRPQVGIAAWIIPSIVAFGTEEQKQRFLPPTFRGDMIWCQLFSEPGAGSDLAGLTTKATRVDAGWRITGQKIWTTAAQYAHYGALLARTDPNAPKHNGITYFLLDMKSQGVQVKPLRELTGHAMFNTVYLDDVFVPDECVLGEVNRGWEVSRNTLTAERVSIGSSDANFLATLPQFVEFVRDGHFDQVAQHRAGQLIAEGHAVKVLNLRSTLLTIAGGDPMPSAAISKLLSMRTGQGYAEFAVSTFGTDAAIGDTDEPAGKWGEYLLASRATTIYGGTSEVQLNIIAERLLGLPRDP from the coding sequence ATGCCGATCGCAATCACCCGTGAACATCAAGACCTCGCCGATTCGGTGCGATCGCTGGTGGCGCGTGTGGCGCCGTCGGAGGTGGTGCATGCGGCCCTGGATGCAGACCCCGGCACCCCGGTCGAAAACCCGCCGCCGTACTGGCAGGCAGCCGCAGAGCAGGGGTTGCAGGGGGTGCACCTGGCCGAATCGGTGGGCGGTCAGGGTTTCGGGATCCTCGAGCTGGCCGTGGTGCTGGCCGAGTTTGGCTACGGCGCGGTGCCCGGGCCATTCGTCCCCTCGGCGATAGCCAGCGCGCTGATTGCGGCGCATGACCCCGAGGCCAAGGTGCTTTCCGAGCTGGCCACCGGGGCGGCCATCGGTGCCTACGCACTTGATTCCGGGCTGACCGCCACGCGTCAGGGTCTGCAGGACAAGGGGGTACTGGTGATCCGCGGCGAAGTCCGCGCGGTCCCCGCGGCGGCTCAGGCCGCCGTTCTGGTGCTGCCGGTGGCCATCGACAGCGGCGAGGAGTGGGTGGTACTGCGGGCCGAACAGCTCGAAATCGAGCCGGTCCGCAGCCTGGACCCGCTGCGGCCCATCGCACACGTGCGGGCCAACGCCGTCGAGGTCACAGACGACGTCGTGCTGAGCAATCTGAGCATGACCACCGCCCACGCGCTGATGTCCACGCTGCTGTCGGCGGAGGCCGTGGGTGTGGCCCGCTGGGCCACCGACACCGCATCAAGCTACGCCAAGATTCGCGAACAGTTCGGCAGGCCGATCGGCCAGTTCCAGGCGATCAAACACAAGTGCGCCGAGATGATCGCCGACACCGAACGCGCCACGGCCGCGGTGTGGGACGCCGCCCGCGCCTTGGACGAGACAAGCGAGGGCAGCCCGGACGTCGAGTTCGCCGCGGCGGTAGCGGCAACCCTGGCGCCGACAGCAGCCCAGCGCTGCACGCAGGACTGCATCCAGGTGCACGGCGGCATCGGCTACACCTGGGAGCATGACACGAACGTGTACTACCGCCGGGCGTTGATGCTGGCCGCCTGCTTCGGCCGCCACACCACCTACCCGCAACGGGTCGTGGATACCGCGACCACCACGGGTATGCGCCCGGTAGACATCGACCTGGACCCCGACACCGAGAAACTGCGGTCCGAGATCCGGGCCGAGGTTGCCGCGCTGAAGGCCATGCCGCGCGAGCAACGCAGGGTCGCCATCGCCGAAGGCGGCTGGGTGCTGCCCTATTTGCCCAAGCCGTGGGGTCGGGCGTCCGGCCCGGTCGAGCAGGTCATCATTGCCCAGGAGTTCACCAGTGGACGGGTCAAACGGCCGCAGGTCGGCATCGCGGCCTGGATCATCCCGTCGATTGTCGCGTTCGGCACCGAAGAGCAGAAGCAGCGCTTCCTGCCGCCGACCTTCCGCGGTGACATGATCTGGTGCCAGCTGTTTTCCGAGCCCGGCGCCGGCTCGGACCTGGCGGGGCTGACCACGAAGGCGACCCGGGTCGACGCCGGCTGGCGCATCACCGGCCAGAAGATCTGGACGACGGCCGCCCAATACGCGCACTACGGCGCACTGCTAGCCAGAACGGACCCGAACGCCCCGAAGCACAACGGCATCACCTATTTCCTGCTGGACATGAAAAGCCAAGGCGTGCAGGTAAAGCCGCTGCGTGAACTGACGGGCCACGCGATGTTCAACACCGTCTACCTCGACGACGTGTTCGTTCCCGACGAGTGCGTGCTCGGTGAGGTGAACCGGGGCTGGGAGGTCAGCCGCAACACGCTGACGGCCGAACGCGTGTCGATCGGCAGCAGCGACGCCAACTTCCTGGCTACCCTGCCGCAATTCGTCGAGTTCGTCCGCGACGGCCATTTCGACCAGGTCGCCCAGCACCGCGCCGGTCAACTGATCGCCGAGGGTCATGCGGTCAAGGTGCTCAACCTGCGCTCGACGCTGTTGACCATCGCCGGGGGTGACCCCATGCCGTCAGCGGCGATTTCCAAGCTGTTGTCGATGCGCACCGGCCAGGGCTACGCCGAATTCGCGGTGTCGACGTTCGGCACGGACGCCGCGATCGGCGACACCGATGAGCCGGCGGGCAAATGGGGCGAGTACCTGCTGGCCAGCCGCGCCACCACGATCTACGGCGGCACGTCGGAGGTACAGCTGAACATCATCGCCGAACGACTGCTCGGCCTGCCCCGCGACCCCTAA
- a CDS encoding alpha/beta hydrolase gives MPDVAREFVGLPSPTAGRAGAGGHPCQGLYHHVAGTKPTVAMIATHYQIDFSEHYLAEYIAARGIGFLGWNSRFRGFESNFLLDHALVDIGVGVRWLRDVKGMETVILLGNSGGGSLMAAYQSQAVDPNVTPLEGMRPATGLTELPVADGYVATAAHPGRPDVLTAWMDAAVVDETDPVTTDSDLDLFNEDNGPPYSPEFLARYRAAQIARNERITEWAQSELKRVRAAGFSDRPFAVMRTWADPRMVDATIEPTKRPLNSCYAGVPVKANRSAHGIAAACTLRNWLGMWSLRVAQTRAEPHLARITCPALVINADADTGVFPSDAQRIYDALAGNDKTRTSIDTDHYFTTPGARDAQADTIASWIADRWR, from the coding sequence TTGCCCGATGTTGCACGCGAGTTCGTCGGCTTGCCATCGCCGACCGCCGGACGCGCCGGTGCCGGCGGACACCCGTGCCAGGGTCTCTACCACCACGTCGCCGGAACCAAGCCCACGGTGGCGATGATCGCCACCCACTACCAGATCGACTTCTCCGAACACTATCTCGCCGAGTATATTGCCGCCCGCGGGATCGGCTTCCTGGGCTGGAACAGCAGATTCCGCGGCTTCGAAAGCAACTTTTTGCTCGACCACGCATTGGTCGACATCGGTGTCGGAGTGCGCTGGCTGCGCGATGTCAAGGGCATGGAAACGGTGATATTACTGGGCAATTCGGGGGGTGGCTCGTTGATGGCCGCTTATCAGTCGCAGGCGGTCGACCCGAACGTCACCCCGCTGGAAGGTATGCGCCCAGCCACCGGGTTGACCGAGTTGCCCGTCGCCGACGGCTACGTCGCCACCGCTGCGCACCCCGGCCGCCCGGATGTGCTCACCGCCTGGATGGACGCCGCCGTCGTCGACGAAACCGATCCCGTGACAACGGATTCCGATCTGGATTTGTTCAACGAGGACAACGGACCGCCCTACTCCCCCGAGTTTCTCGCCCGATATCGCGCCGCCCAGATAGCGCGCAACGAGCGCATTACCGAATGGGCGCAATCCGAGCTGAAACGGGTACGTGCCGCCGGTTTTTCGGATCGGCCGTTTGCCGTGATGCGAACCTGGGCCGACCCGCGCATGGTCGACGCCACCATCGAACCGACCAAACGTCCGCTCAATTCGTGCTACGCGGGGGTTCCGGTGAAAGCCAACCGCTCAGCGCACGGCATCGCCGCGGCGTGCACGCTGCGCAACTGGCTGGGCATGTGGAGCCTCCGGGTGGCCCAAACCCGGGCCGAGCCGCACTTGGCCCGGATCACCTGCCCGGCGCTGGTGATCAACGCCGACGCCGACACCGGAGTGTTTCCCTCTGACGCCCAACGCATCTACGACGCGCTCGCCGGCAACGACAAGACCCGGACGTCGATCGACACCGACCACTACTTCACCACGCCGGGTGCGCGCGACGCGCAGGCCGACACCATCGCCAGCTGGATAGCCGACCGATGGCGCTAA
- a CDS encoding TetR/AcrR family transcriptional regulator gives MTFVTEDSGSGEPSARPYRGVDAAQRLAARRRQLLDAGLDLLGCDDGDITELTVRGVCRRAGLSARYFYESFADKDEFVSGVFDWVIAELAATTQAAVAAVPPHEQARAGMGNVVRTIAGDARIGRLLFSTQLANPVVMRKRAESSTLFAMLSGQHAGNALRIPANEHIKAGAHFAVGGVGQTISAWLAGDVALEPDQLVEQLASLLDQLADPKLYHLTGTAAGATAASPVESARAAPR, from the coding sequence ATGACGTTCGTGACCGAAGACTCCGGGTCAGGCGAACCCTCCGCACGCCCGTACCGCGGCGTCGATGCGGCCCAGCGGCTGGCCGCGCGCCGTCGGCAGTTGCTGGACGCCGGCTTGGACCTGCTCGGCTGCGACGACGGGGACATCACTGAACTCACGGTCCGCGGCGTCTGCCGCCGGGCCGGCCTGTCGGCCAGGTATTTCTACGAAAGCTTCGCCGACAAGGACGAATTCGTCAGCGGCGTGTTCGACTGGGTTATCGCTGAGCTGGCCGCCACCACCCAGGCGGCGGTGGCGGCGGTGCCGCCACACGAGCAAGCTCGCGCCGGGATGGGCAATGTGGTGCGGACCATCGCCGGCGACGCGCGCATCGGACGCCTGCTGTTCAGCACACAACTGGCCAACCCCGTGGTGATGCGTAAGCGCGCCGAATCCAGCACGCTGTTCGCCATGTTGTCCGGTCAGCATGCCGGCAACGCGCTACGAATTCCGGCAAATGAGCACATCAAGGCGGGCGCGCACTTCGCCGTCGGCGGAGTCGGCCAGACCATCAGCGCCTGGCTTGCCGGGGACGTCGCGCTCGAGCCGGACCAACTCGTCGAACAGCTCGCGTCGTTGCTCGACCAACTCGCCGACCCGAAGCTCTACCACCTCACGGGAACAGCGGCAGGTGCCACAGCCGCGTCCCCGGTCGAATCAGCCAGAGCCGCGCCAAGGTAA
- the fadD2 gene encoding long-chain-fatty-acid--CoA ligase FadD2: MPNLSDLPGLGKIQQYVDRGTSELHYVRKIVESGAFRLESPLNYAAMANEIVKWGEFGMLPSLNARRHPDRAACIDEDGEFTYKELDDAAHALANALLAKGVRAGDGVALLARNHRWFLIANYGAARVGARIILLNSEFSGPQIKEVSEREGAKLIIYDDEYTKAVSKAEPPLGKLRALGTNPDKDEPSGSTDETLADLIARSSTAPAPKAGKHASIIILTSGTTGTPKGANRSTPPTLAPVGGILSHVPFKANEVTSLPAPMFHALGYLHATIAMFLGSTLVLRRKFKPPLVLEDIEKHKVTAMVVVPVMLSRILDAIEKMKKKPDLSSLKIVFVSGSQLGAELASRALKDLGPVIYNMYGSTEIAFATIAGPKDLERNPATVGPVVKGVKVKILDENGKELPQGEVGRIFVGNAFPFEGYTGGGHKQIIDGLMSSGDVGYFDEHNLLYVSGRDDEMIVSGGENVFPAEVEDLISGHPDVVEATAIGVEDKEWGARLRAFVVKKPDAEVDEDTIKHYVRDHLARYKVPREVIFIDELPRNPTGKILKRELREMEI, from the coding sequence ATGCCTAACCTCAGTGACTTGCCCGGGCTCGGAAAGATCCAGCAATACGTCGACCGCGGTACCTCCGAACTGCACTACGTGCGCAAGATCGTCGAATCGGGCGCGTTCCGGTTGGAGTCGCCGCTGAACTATGCCGCGATGGCAAACGAAATCGTGAAGTGGGGCGAGTTCGGTATGCTGCCGTCGCTCAACGCCCGACGCCATCCGGACCGGGCAGCCTGTATCGACGAAGACGGCGAGTTCACCTATAAGGAGCTCGACGACGCCGCCCACGCTCTGGCCAACGCCCTGCTCGCCAAGGGGGTGCGCGCCGGTGACGGGGTGGCTCTCCTGGCGCGCAACCACCGCTGGTTCCTTATCGCCAACTACGGCGCAGCCCGGGTGGGCGCCCGCATCATCTTGCTCAACAGCGAGTTCTCCGGCCCGCAGATCAAGGAGGTGTCGGAGCGCGAAGGCGCCAAGCTGATCATCTACGACGACGAGTACACCAAGGCCGTCAGCAAGGCCGAGCCGCCGCTGGGCAAGCTCCGCGCCCTGGGCACCAACCCCGATAAAGATGAGCCGTCGGGAAGCACCGACGAGACCCTCGCCGACCTGATCGCGCGCAGCAGCACCGCGCCCGCACCCAAGGCCGGCAAGCACGCGTCGATCATCATCCTGACCAGTGGAACTACCGGCACCCCGAAGGGCGCCAACCGCAGCACCCCGCCGACGCTGGCGCCCGTCGGCGGCATCCTGTCGCATGTTCCCTTCAAGGCCAACGAGGTGACGTCGCTGCCGGCGCCGATGTTCCACGCGCTGGGTTACCTGCATGCCACCATCGCGATGTTCCTGGGGTCGACGCTGGTGCTGCGGCGGAAGTTCAAGCCTCCGCTGGTGCTGGAAGACATCGAGAAGCACAAGGTGACCGCCATGGTGGTGGTGCCGGTGATGCTGTCGCGCATCCTCGATGCAATCGAAAAGATGAAGAAGAAGCCCGATCTGTCCAGCCTGAAGATCGTGTTCGTGTCCGGGTCGCAGCTGGGCGCCGAGTTGGCCTCGCGCGCGCTCAAGGACCTCGGGCCGGTCATCTACAACATGTACGGCTCGACCGAGATCGCGTTCGCCACCATCGCCGGGCCCAAGGACCTGGAGCGCAACCCCGCGACGGTGGGGCCGGTCGTCAAGGGTGTGAAGGTCAAGATCCTCGACGAGAACGGCAAGGAGCTGCCGCAGGGCGAGGTCGGGCGGATCTTCGTCGGCAATGCCTTCCCGTTCGAGGGTTACACCGGCGGCGGGCACAAGCAGATCATCGACGGCCTGATGTCGTCGGGTGACGTCGGCTATTTCGACGAGCACAACCTGCTCTACGTCAGCGGCCGCGACGACGAGATGATCGTCTCCGGCGGTGAGAATGTGTTCCCGGCCGAGGTGGAGGATCTGATCAGCGGGCATCCCGACGTGGTGGAGGCCACCGCGATCGGTGTCGAGGACAAGGAGTGGGGCGCGCGGCTGCGCGCATTCGTGGTGAAAAAGCCCGATGCCGAGGTCGACGAGGACACCATCAAGCACTATGTGCGCGACCACCTTGCGCGGTACAAGGTGCCGCGGGAAGTGATCTTCATCGATGAGCTGCCGCGCAATCCCACCGGCAAGATTCTCAAGCGTGAACTGCGCGAGATGGAGATCTAG
- a CDS encoding TetR/AcrR family transcriptional regulator codes for MSAFPTHRGRRTHAAIDTAARTVIARKGILATTVADIAAEAGRSTASFYNYYDSKEAMVRQWALGFRDEANQRAQSVTRHGLSNRERAYEAAAAHWHTYRNRLAEMISVSQLAMVNDDFAQYWAEMCAIPTSFITDTVKRAQSQGYCPGDDPQLIAEAIVAMFNQFCYLQLSGARAREPDDQACIQTLANIYYRAIYGEEVH; via the coding sequence ATGTCTGCATTTCCGACGCACCGCGGGCGGCGGACCCACGCGGCGATCGACACGGCCGCCCGAACGGTTATCGCGCGCAAGGGAATCCTGGCCACGACCGTCGCCGATATTGCCGCCGAGGCCGGCCGGTCGACCGCGTCCTTCTACAACTACTACGACTCCAAAGAAGCCATGGTGCGTCAGTGGGCACTGGGCTTCCGCGACGAAGCCAACCAGCGGGCCCAGTCCGTTACCCGGCATGGCCTGTCCAACCGTGAGCGCGCATATGAGGCTGCTGCCGCGCACTGGCACACCTACCGGAACCGGCTCGCGGAGATGATCAGCGTGTCGCAGTTGGCCATGGTCAACGACGACTTCGCCCAGTATTGGGCCGAGATGTGTGCGATTCCAACCTCTTTCATCACCGACACAGTCAAACGCGCCCAGTCGCAGGGTTATTGCCCAGGTGACGACCCCCAGCTGATCGCCGAGGCTATCGTTGCGATGTTCAACCAGTTCTGCTACCTCCAGCTCAGCGGGGCTCGTGCCAGAGAACCCGACGACCAGGCCTGCATCCAGACCCTGGCCAACATCTACTACCGAGCTATTTACGGCGAGGAGGTTCACTGA